A window from Aliamphritea hakodatensis encodes these proteins:
- a CDS encoding ABC transporter permease — MMITPLLTVAGKEFRDGLRNRWVLSICIIFAVLAIGLAYFGAAAAGKVGFTSLSTTIVSLASLAVFIIPLIALMLSYDGIVGEDESGTLLLLMTYPLSRTQLLLGKMLGQGAIMAFSTLIGFGSSALMIGMFSATTSWSDLLVPYSVFICSAILLGWIFIAIAYVISASVAEKSKAAGIALIVWFIFVLVFDLGLLGLLVSTEGNVDANLFPYMLLLNPTDIFRLVNITYFADQNLTGLMAIAQQTQFSMYGLLAGLIAWLVMPAGLAMFIFNRRGL; from the coding sequence ATGATGATTACTCCGTTACTGACCGTTGCCGGTAAAGAATTCCGTGACGGCCTGCGAAACCGCTGGGTTTTGTCGATCTGTATTATTTTTGCTGTATTGGCGATTGGCCTTGCTTACTTCGGTGCCGCCGCGGCGGGAAAGGTGGGCTTTACGTCTCTGTCGACCACCATTGTCAGCCTGGCGAGTCTGGCAGTATTTATTATTCCGCTGATTGCGCTGATGCTCTCTTATGATGGCATTGTTGGCGAAGATGAAAGCGGTACCTTGCTGTTGCTGATGACCTATCCGCTGTCCAGAACGCAGCTATTGTTAGGCAAGATGCTGGGGCAGGGGGCGATCATGGCCTTCTCAACCCTGATCGGTTTTGGGTCTTCTGCGCTGATGATCGGTATGTTCTCCGCAACCACCTCATGGAGCGACCTGCTGGTGCCTTACAGCGTGTTTATCTGCTCCGCTATTTTGCTGGGCTGGATTTTCATTGCCATTGCTTATGTGATCAGTGCCAGCGTGGCTGAAAAGTCCAAGGCTGCCGGCATTGCGCTGATTGTCTGGTTTATCTTCGTACTGGTGTTTGATCTTGGTCTGCTGGGATTACTGGTATCCACCGAAGGTAACGTCGACGCTAATCTGTTTCCTTACATGCTGTTACTGAATCCGACCGATATTTTCCGCCTGGTGAATATCACCTATTTCGCGGATCAGAACCTCACCGGTCTGATGGCCATTGCGCAACAGACTCAGTTCTCAATGTACGGTTTACTGGCCGGGCTGATAGCCTGGCTGGTGATGCCGGCGGGGCTGGCGATGTTTATCTTTAACCGTCGCGGTTTATAA
- a CDS encoding ABC transporter ATP-binding protein: MMSSTENIVELQQVEKKYLGVHALQSLDLNLQAGEVFGLFGHNGAGKTTIIKLILGLIEATSGKVSVFGQDPTQAGARELRGKLGFLQENVSFYDQLTGLEVLEYFARLKGFARKQCRQQCLELLAQVGLKDACGRRVKTYSKGMRQRLGLAQALLGNPRLLLLDEPTVGLDPIATQDFYHSIDQLKHQGCTVVLCSHVLPGVEKYIDRALILGRGSVLASGSIEQLRAQANLPAVFQLYGQPGLSETLPEDLRLLARDDSAGMRMAVPMDEKMHTLRALAGMSGVDNIDVQLPSLEDLYTHFIQRHCDQEAAL; encoded by the coding sequence ATGATGAGCAGTACAGAAAATATTGTTGAATTACAACAGGTTGAAAAGAAGTATCTGGGGGTTCATGCCCTGCAGAGTCTGGATCTGAATTTACAGGCGGGTGAAGTGTTCGGGCTGTTTGGCCATAACGGTGCCGGTAAAACCACCATCATTAAACTGATTCTCGGGCTGATTGAAGCCACGTCCGGTAAGGTCAGTGTGTTCGGTCAGGACCCGACTCAGGCCGGTGCCCGCGAACTGCGCGGCAAGCTGGGTTTTCTGCAGGAGAACGTCAGTTTTTATGATCAGCTTACCGGTCTGGAAGTACTGGAATATTTTGCCCGCTTAAAAGGCTTTGCCCGCAAACAGTGCCGTCAGCAATGTCTCGAGTTACTGGCACAGGTCGGGCTGAAAGATGCCTGCGGTCGCCGGGTTAAAACCTATTCTAAGGGGATGCGACAGCGTCTGGGGCTGGCACAGGCACTCCTTGGCAACCCCCGTCTGTTGTTACTGGATGAGCCGACCGTCGGTCTGGATCCGATAGCGACTCAGGATTTTTACCACAGCATTGATCAGCTCAAGCATCAGGGCTGTACCGTGGTGCTGTGTTCGCACGTGTTACCTGGGGTCGAAAAGTATATCGACCGGGCGCTGATTCTGGGACGCGGCTCGGTACTTGCCAGCGGCAGTATCGAACAGTTACGGGCTCAGGCGAATCTGCCGGCGGTATTCCAGTTATACGGCCAGCCGGGTTTATCAGAAACATTGCCGGAAGATTTACGCTTGTTGGCCCGTGACGATAGCGCCGGGATGCGAATGGCCGTGCCTATGGATGAGAAAATGCACACCCTGCGTGCCCTGGCAGGTATGAGTGGCGTCGATAACATCGACGTTCAGCTGCCGTCTCTGGAAGACCTTTATACCCACTTTATTCAGCGCCACTGTGATCAGGAGGCCGCACTATGA
- a CDS encoding nitrous oxide reductase family maturation protein NosD, which yields MLNLTGRILGLLAMLISSITSAAVIQITPQDDLQLALDSSQPGDTLVLTKGEYRGNYILRRTVELTAKQGAVIDAQGKGHALQVEAPDSYVHDLRIVNWGEDLTNQDAGILLATSATGSRIENNSLYGGGFGIWVDATQNARIIDNKVRGKLALRASDRGNGIHLFNVGKALVQGNEVWETRDGIYIDTSNGNELIANYLHDLRYGVHYMYSYNNLLQSNLTENTRTGYALMQSKYLTVLNNRSVNDVNYGILMNYITNSTLRNNDIRGIQNSHNPHMKKTGTNKARRVGLEGKALFIYNSLFNEFTDNRFADSDIGIHLTAASEDNTLEGNAFVNNKTQVKYVSTRTQDWAGNYWSDYLGWDMNGDGVGDIEYEPNDSVDRLLWKFPAAKLLLNSPAIETLRWVQRQFPVLKGPGVIDSQPLMAERPQKQAGVVPVAEEQALAIQIQAGTE from the coding sequence ATGCTGAATCTGACTGGAAGGATTTTGGGCCTGCTGGCAATGCTGATCAGCAGCATAACCAGTGCGGCTGTGATTCAGATAACCCCGCAGGATGACCTGCAGCTGGCGCTGGACAGCAGTCAGCCGGGGGACACACTGGTATTGACGAAAGGTGAATACCGGGGGAATTATATTCTGCGCCGGACAGTTGAACTGACCGCAAAGCAGGGGGCTGTCATTGATGCGCAGGGCAAAGGCCACGCATTACAGGTAGAAGCTCCGGACAGTTATGTCCATGATTTACGAATTGTAAACTGGGGTGAAGACCTGACCAATCAGGACGCCGGAATTCTGCTGGCAACGTCCGCTACCGGTAGCCGGATCGAGAACAACAGCCTTTACGGGGGCGGCTTTGGTATCTGGGTAGATGCCACTCAGAACGCCCGGATTATTGATAACAAAGTACGTGGCAAGCTGGCACTGCGGGCATCCGACCGTGGTAATGGCATCCATCTTTTTAATGTCGGCAAGGCACTGGTACAGGGCAATGAAGTCTGGGAAACCCGGGACGGCATTTACATTGATACCAGTAACGGTAATGAGCTGATCGCCAACTATCTGCACGACCTGCGTTACGGTGTGCACTACATGTATTCCTACAATAACCTGTTACAGAGCAATCTGACTGAAAATACCCGTACAGGTTATGCACTGATGCAGTCAAAATATCTGACGGTGCTGAATAACCGTTCAGTGAATGACGTGAATTACGGCATTCTGATGAACTACATCACCAATTCCACCCTGCGTAATAATGATATCCGCGGGATTCAGAACAGCCATAACCCCCATATGAAGAAAACCGGCACCAACAAAGCCCGGCGGGTGGGGCTGGAAGGCAAGGCGCTGTTTATCTACAACTCACTGTTTAATGAATTCACCGATAACCGCTTCGCGGACAGTGATATAGGCATTCACCTGACAGCAGCATCTGAAGATAACACCCTGGAAGGCAACGCCTTTGTGAATAACAAAACCCAGGTGAAATACGTATCAACCCGGACCCAGGACTGGGCCGGTAACTACTGGAGCGATTACCTGGGCTGGGACATGAACGGTGACGGAGTCGGTGATATCGAATACGAGCCGAATGACAGCGTAGACCGGCTGCTATGGAAGTTTCCGGCGGCTAAGTTGTTGCTGAACAGCCCGGCCATTGAGACCCTGCGCTGGGTACAGCGGCAGTTTCCGGTGCTGAAAGGCCCGGGTGTGATCGACAGCCAGCCATTAATGGCCGAACGGCCACAGAAGCAGGCGGGTGTCGTTCCGGTAGCTGAAGAGCAGGCGCTGGCAATACAGATACAGGCAGGTACAGAATGA
- the nosZ gene encoding TAT-dependent nitrous-oxide reductase gives MIDPKDKSLPAIDVEDPKATEHVKVSRRLFLGGSAALAGVASTFGAGMGSALLPSTAQAASADGMVGPGELDEYYGFWSGGHSGEVRILGLPSMRELMRIPVFNVDSATGWGITNESKAILGENAPMNGDSHHPHMSMTDGQYDGKYVFINDKANTRVARIRCDIMKTDKITTIPNCQAIHGLRVQKVPHTKYVFANAEFRIPHPNNGLNMDDVPGYYTLFNGVDAESMDVSWQVIVDGNLDNTDADYTGKYAFSTCYNSEGAVDLTGTMKAERDHLVIFNIERIEAAVKAGQFITLPGSDVPVLDGRKGSELTRYVPVPKNPHGINTAPGGKYAVANGKLSPTVTVFQLDKFDALFANEIKPRDTVVAEVELGLGPLHTAFDGRGNAYTTLFIDSQVCKWDVEKAIQAYNGENVDYIVQKLDVHYQPGHNHTTMGETRDADGKYLVSLQKFSKDRFLQCGPLHAENDQLIDISGDEMKLIHDGPTYAEPHDCMIVHRSKVKTRKLYDREDPTFAGTIAMAKADGVNVHTDNKVIRDGNKVRVYMTSIAPSYGMNEFTVKQGDEVTVVVTNLDQIEDVTHGFCMVNHGVQMEISPQQTASVTFMADKPGVQWFYCNWFCHALHMEMRGRMLVEPA, from the coding sequence ATGATTGATCCGAAAGATAAAAGCCTGCCGGCGATCGATGTAGAAGATCCGAAGGCAACTGAACATGTGAAAGTCAGCCGCCGCTTATTCCTGGGTGGTTCCGCTGCACTGGCCGGTGTTGCCAGCACCTTCGGTGCCGGTATGGGCAGCGCGTTACTGCCATCCACTGCTCAGGCAGCCAGTGCCGACGGCATGGTGGGTCCGGGTGAGCTGGATGAATACTACGGCTTCTGGAGTGGCGGTCACTCCGGTGAAGTACGTATTCTGGGCTTGCCATCTATGCGTGAGCTGATGCGTATTCCGGTCTTCAACGTAGACAGCGCTACCGGTTGGGGTATCACCAACGAGAGTAAAGCGATCCTGGGTGAAAATGCACCGATGAACGGTGACAGCCACCACCCGCATATGTCTATGACTGACGGTCAGTACGACGGTAAGTATGTCTTCATCAACGATAAGGCAAACACCCGTGTTGCACGTATTCGCTGCGACATCATGAAGACCGACAAGATTACAACCATTCCGAACTGTCAGGCAATTCACGGTCTGCGGGTACAGAAAGTACCGCACACCAAGTATGTATTTGCCAATGCTGAATTCCGTATTCCGCATCCGAACAACGGTCTGAATATGGATGATGTACCGGGTTACTACACCCTGTTCAACGGTGTTGACGCCGAGAGCATGGACGTTTCCTGGCAGGTAATCGTTGACGGTAACCTGGATAACACCGATGCGGACTATACCGGTAAGTATGCGTTTTCTACCTGTTATAACTCAGAAGGCGCTGTCGATCTGACCGGCACCATGAAGGCAGAGCGTGACCATCTGGTTATCTTCAACATTGAGCGGATTGAAGCGGCGGTTAAAGCCGGCCAGTTCATTACCCTGCCAGGTTCTGACGTACCTGTACTGGACGGCCGTAAAGGCTCTGAACTGACCCGTTATGTACCTGTACCTAAGAACCCGCACGGCATTAACACTGCACCGGGCGGTAAGTACGCCGTTGCCAACGGTAAGCTGTCACCGACTGTTACTGTATTCCAGCTGGATAAGTTTGATGCTCTGTTTGCCAATGAGATCAAGCCACGGGATACCGTAGTTGCAGAAGTTGAGCTGGGTCTGGGGCCTCTGCACACTGCCTTTGACGGCCGCGGCAATGCCTACACCACACTGTTCATCGACAGTCAGGTATGTAAGTGGGACGTTGAAAAAGCGATCCAGGCATACAACGGTGAAAACGTTGACTACATCGTGCAGAAGCTGGACGTCCATTATCAGCCGGGTCACAACCACACAACAATGGGTGAAACCCGTGATGCTGATGGTAAGTATCTGGTATCTCTGCAGAAGTTCTCTAAAGACCGCTTCCTGCAGTGTGGCCCGCTACACGCCGAGAACGATCAGCTGATCGATATCTCCGGTGACGAAATGAAACTGATCCATGACGGCCCGACCTATGCTGAGCCGCATGACTGCATGATCGTACACCGTTCCAAGGTTAAAACCCGCAAGCTGTATGACCGTGAAGATCCGACCTTCGCCGGCACTATCGCCATGGCAAAAGCGGATGGCGTTAACGTTCACACCGATAACAAGGTGATTCGTGACGGCAATAAGGTACGCGTCTACATGACGTCTATCGCACCGTCTTACGGTATGAATGAATTCACCGTGAAGCAGGGTGATGAAGTAACAGTGGTTGTTACCAACCTTGACCAGATCGAAGACGTCACGCACGGCTTCTGTATGGTAAACCACGGCGTGCAGATGGAAATCAGCCCGCAACAGACCGCTTCTGTAACCTTCATGGCAGATAAGCCGGGGGTACAGTGGTTCTATTGCAACTGGTTCTGTCACGCACTGCACATGGAAATGCGCGGCCGTATGTTGGTTGAACCTGCATAA
- the nosR gene encoding transcriptional regulator NosR: protein MMNGDCRQLARFLSRLWLGVMLMLVMLNTALAMVPVSEAQQTDTILQAFPDATRVAEKEPLDGDDILIRRVFAGDKEIGYAFNTNDVVNIPAYSGKPINTLIVMDPDGQLVATRVLEHHEPILLVGIPEQKLFDFTDKYQGLNVTDQVRVGAGNNENVRNVDVVSGATVTVMVVNEAIMRAARKVARHLNIAGLSKLAVIPPATVKPDVFSKADWIQLTGDGSIRRLALQRKDIDEAFVGTKAENQAAKTPADAEKEFIELYYAPLDIPTVGRNLLGDTQYDWLMGELNPGDSAIAVMGEGEYSFKGNGYVRGGIFDRTQLQQSGKVISFHDTDYYRLDDVYIDGFPGFREMAIFVIRDQYDFDPGTAWQLELLVRRQIGALDSVFTSFYGDYLTPEQYLLRPEPVAPVAEAEPEALWVSIWREKAFQIGVLSVALLVLFIIIFIQDVLVRYPRLMHGLRHGYLVFTVVFIGWYALGQLSVVNVFTFVHAFQGDFQWDLFLLDPMLFILWGFVAMTMLLWGRGIFCGWLCPFGALQELINEAARRLKIKQYEIPFAVHERLWALKYVILLALFAVSLESLSEAERYSEVEPFKTAFLLQFNREWGYVLYAVALLVINIFTRKVYCRYICPLGAALAIPARLRLFDWLKRRKECGQPCKVCANECEIQAIHPDGSINANECHQCLDCQVTYYRNDKCPPLVVKARKRAKQQAAMAKIETLDVTDSAAVPNA, encoded by the coding sequence ATGATGAACGGAGATTGCAGACAGTTAGCACGTTTTCTGAGCCGCTTATGGCTGGGCGTGATGCTGATGCTGGTGATGCTGAATACTGCGCTGGCAATGGTGCCGGTCAGTGAGGCGCAGCAGACAGATACTATTCTGCAGGCCTTTCCCGATGCTACCCGGGTGGCGGAGAAAGAACCTCTGGATGGCGATGATATTCTGATCCGGCGGGTCTTCGCCGGTGACAAAGAAATCGGATACGCCTTCAATACCAATGACGTGGTGAATATCCCCGCTTACTCCGGTAAGCCCATTAATACCCTGATTGTGATGGACCCTGATGGCCAGTTGGTGGCGACCCGGGTACTGGAGCATCATGAGCCTATCCTGCTGGTGGGCATTCCTGAACAAAAACTGTTTGATTTTACGGATAAATATCAGGGCCTGAACGTGACTGATCAGGTCCGGGTTGGCGCCGGTAATAATGAAAATGTCCGTAACGTGGATGTAGTGTCCGGTGCTACCGTGACTGTCATGGTGGTCAATGAGGCCATTATGCGGGCTGCCCGTAAAGTGGCCCGTCACCTGAACATTGCCGGGCTTTCAAAGCTGGCGGTTATACCGCCTGCGACTGTCAAACCTGACGTTTTCTCCAAAGCTGACTGGATTCAGTTAACCGGTGACGGTTCCATTCGCCGGCTGGCACTGCAACGCAAAGATATTGACGAGGCCTTCGTTGGCACCAAGGCGGAAAATCAGGCAGCGAAAACGCCTGCTGATGCCGAAAAAGAATTTATCGAGCTGTATTACGCACCCTTAGATATTCCCACTGTGGGCCGTAACCTGCTGGGCGATACTCAGTATGACTGGCTGATGGGTGAACTGAATCCCGGTGACAGTGCCATTGCTGTCATGGGGGAAGGGGAGTACTCCTTTAAAGGAAACGGTTACGTGCGCGGCGGCATCTTCGACCGTACCCAGTTACAGCAGTCCGGCAAGGTAATCAGCTTCCACGATACCGACTACTACCGCCTGGATGATGTCTATATCGACGGTTTTCCGGGATTCCGGGAGATGGCGATCTTCGTGATCCGCGATCAGTACGATTTTGATCCGGGAACTGCGTGGCAGCTGGAATTGCTGGTACGCCGTCAGATCGGTGCTCTGGACAGCGTATTCACCAGTTTCTATGGCGATTATCTGACACCTGAACAGTATCTGTTACGTCCTGAGCCGGTTGCTCCGGTTGCTGAAGCCGAACCCGAAGCCCTGTGGGTGAGTATCTGGCGTGAGAAGGCTTTCCAGATCGGTGTGCTGTCAGTGGCGCTGCTGGTGCTGTTCATCATTATTTTCATCCAGGATGTACTGGTCCGCTATCCGCGCCTGATGCATGGCCTGCGTCACGGCTACCTGGTGTTTACCGTTGTTTTCATCGGCTGGTATGCCCTGGGACAGCTCTCTGTGGTGAACGTATTCACCTTCGTGCATGCCTTCCAGGGAGACTTCCAGTGGGACCTGTTCTTACTTGATCCGATGCTGTTCATTCTCTGGGGCTTCGTGGCCATGACCATGTTGCTGTGGGGCCGTGGCATCTTCTGTGGCTGGTTGTGCCCGTTCGGCGCGCTGCAGGAACTGATCAACGAAGCCGCCCGTCGTCTGAAAATTAAACAGTACGAAATTCCTTTCGCAGTGCATGAGCGGCTGTGGGCGCTGAAGTATGTGATTCTGCTGGCGCTGTTTGCGGTGTCACTGGAGTCCCTGTCTGAAGCCGAGCGCTATTCAGAAGTTGAACCGTTCAAAACTGCTTTCCTGCTGCAGTTCAACCGGGAGTGGGGCTATGTGCTCTACGCCGTTGCATTGCTGGTGATCAACATTTTCACCCGCAAAGTTTACTGCCGCTATATCTGTCCGCTGGGGGCTGCTCTGGCAATCCCTGCACGCCTGCGTCTGTTCGACTGGCTGAAACGCCGTAAGGAATGTGGCCAGCCGTGCAAAGTATGTGCGAATGAATGTGAGATTCAGGCGATTCACCCTGATGGCTCTATCAATGCCAATGAGTGCCATCAGTGTCTGGATTGCCAGGTAACTTATTACCGAAATGACAAGTGCCCACCTTTGGTGGTTAAAGCCAGAAAACGCGCTAAGCAGCAAGCTGCTATGGCAAAAATTGAGACTTTGGATGTGACGGACTCGGCAGCGGTGCCGAACGCTTAA
- a CDS encoding copper-binding protein, translating into MFIPFKDLALVGCSVMLCAAALTAQAEEHQMKHKQMASAEMMAEVVTTAGVVKGVLADTNQLKVQHQRIPEWDMRQMQMKFNLAPGMQAADFKEGQAIRFRLKQQNMMKFTITDVIEQ; encoded by the coding sequence ATGTTTATTCCGTTCAAAGATCTGGCGCTGGTGGGATGTTCAGTGATGCTGTGTGCCGCCGCACTGACTGCTCAGGCCGAAGAGCACCAGATGAAGCATAAACAGATGGCAAGTGCCGAAATGATGGCTGAAGTCGTGACCACTGCCGGTGTGGTGAAAGGCGTTCTGGCAGACACTAACCAGCTGAAAGTTCAGCACCAGCGTATTCCTGAGTGGGATATGCGTCAGATGCAGATGAAATTCAATTTAGCACCGGGTATGCAGGCGGCCGATTTTAAAGAAGGCCAGGCGATCCGTTTCCGCCTTAAGCAACAGAACATGATGAAGTTCACCATTACTGACGTGATTGAGCAGTAA
- a CDS encoding glutathione S-transferase family protein has protein sequence MELFSLPVSTYSAKVRIALGLKNITCTISPPPGGYSTAEYMQLVPLGTIPALRVGDEYFSESDVIMEYLEDAYPAHSLLTDDQLKRARHRFLARYHDLWLEPHLRRTFAHCDPATRVQAELDDHLNKFEERLAKLDELFTAQPFMVDKNIGYADCAFPATIELADILLPLFGRELKLGPNMTAWRAAVLANPVVKSVTDESRSATLEWMNSGGG, from the coding sequence ATGGAACTCTTCTCTCTTCCCGTCAGTACCTATAGTGCTAAGGTGCGTATTGCACTTGGTCTGAAGAACATTACCTGTACCATTTCTCCGCCTCCCGGGGGCTACAGCACCGCCGAATACATGCAACTGGTTCCGTTAGGCACCATCCCTGCATTACGGGTGGGCGATGAGTATTTTTCAGAATCAGATGTCATCATGGAGTATCTGGAAGATGCCTACCCGGCACACAGCCTGCTCACCGACGACCAGCTGAAGCGAGCCAGACACCGGTTTCTGGCCCGTTACCATGATCTCTGGCTGGAGCCGCACCTGCGCCGGACATTTGCCCACTGTGATCCGGCCACCCGGGTACAGGCTGAACTGGATGATCACCTGAATAAATTTGAGGAACGTCTGGCGAAACTGGATGAGCTATTTACCGCGCAGCCATTTATGGTGGATAAAAACATCGGCTATGCGGACTGCGCATTTCCTGCCACCATTGAACTGGCTGACATTCTGCTGCCCCTGTTTGGCCGCGAACTGAAACTGGGGCCGAATATGACCGCCTGGCGGGCTGCCGTGCTGGCTAACCCGGTTGTGAAAAGCGTCACGGATGAAAGCCGCTCAGCCACCCTGGAATGGATGAACAGCGGCGGCGGTTAA
- a CDS encoding SulP family inorganic anion transporter — MKNSLFPFLVWLKCLTFQDVKADFIAGITGAIIVLPQGVAFATIAGLPPEYGLYTAMVTPIIAALFGSSRHLISGPTTAISIVVFSAISGHAEPGSAEFVSMALTLTLLAGIYQLAFGLARLGKLVDFVSHTVVIGFTAGAAILIATSQVKHITGIPAEKGLSFTESWMVTLSNLDQLNWAIFCVGMMTLLMAVGIKRYLPKIPNLLVAMVFGSLIALAFGDGYGILLVGAIPTSLPPLSMPDLSLDTIRLLAPEAFAIALLGLIEAVSISRAIAIKSQQRIYPNQEFLGQGLSNVVGSFFSCYAGSGSFTRSGVNYSAGAKSPLSAIFAAILLMLIVLLVAPLTAYLPVAAMGGVIMMVAYNLVDFHHIKKIVLASRPEASVLIITFVSTLFLELEFAIYLGVLLSLVLFLAKTSTPEITEMSLNTEQRRFVEARSGKGEQCPQLKVLRVEMSIYFGSVNHIQNRIEQIAAQEGVERILVICLGINFIDMSGVDLLVSLDGKLKAKGGGLYFFGMKPGVMENAAKLGLVEDIGEDRFFANKSSAISSIFPALNQSTCENCQKHVFRECEKFTQPLIARA; from the coding sequence ATGAAAAATAGTCTATTCCCGTTTTTGGTCTGGCTAAAATGCTTAACATTTCAGGATGTTAAAGCGGATTTTATTGCCGGTATCACAGGGGCGATTATTGTTCTGCCACAAGGTGTGGCGTTTGCAACGATAGCGGGCTTACCGCCGGAGTATGGCTTATATACTGCGATGGTGACGCCGATTATCGCGGCACTTTTTGGCTCGTCCAGGCATCTGATATCCGGCCCGACGACGGCAATATCCATTGTGGTTTTTTCTGCCATCAGTGGTCATGCGGAGCCGGGCAGTGCTGAGTTTGTGTCGATGGCACTGACCCTGACCTTGCTGGCCGGTATCTATCAGCTGGCGTTTGGTCTGGCCCGGTTGGGGAAACTGGTGGATTTTGTCTCCCACACAGTGGTGATCGGTTTTACCGCCGGCGCGGCCATTCTTATAGCCACCAGTCAGGTGAAGCACATTACCGGCATTCCGGCAGAGAAAGGCTTATCGTTTACGGAAAGCTGGATGGTGACCCTGTCGAATCTGGATCAGCTTAACTGGGCGATCTTCTGTGTTGGTATGATGACCCTGCTGATGGCGGTGGGCATTAAACGTTACCTGCCTAAAATCCCGAATCTGTTAGTGGCGATGGTCTTCGGCAGCCTGATTGCGCTGGCATTCGGAGACGGCTACGGAATTTTACTGGTGGGTGCCATTCCGACCAGTTTGCCGCCATTGTCCATGCCGGATCTGTCGCTGGATACCATCCGCCTGCTGGCCCCTGAAGCTTTTGCGATTGCGCTGCTGGGCCTGATCGAAGCGGTGTCTATCAGCCGGGCGATTGCGATTAAATCCCAGCAGCGGATTTACCCCAACCAGGAGTTTCTGGGGCAGGGGCTTTCCAATGTGGTTGGCAGTTTTTTCTCCTGCTATGCCGGGTCCGGTTCGTTTACCCGTTCCGGGGTGAACTATTCTGCCGGTGCCAAATCACCGCTGTCGGCCATATTTGCAGCAATTTTGCTGATGCTGATTGTGTTGCTGGTTGCACCTCTGACGGCTTATTTGCCGGTGGCGGCCATGGGCGGTGTGATCATGATGGTGGCGTATAATCTGGTGGACTTCCATCATATTAAGAAGATTGTGCTGGCCAGCCGGCCGGAAGCCTCGGTGCTGATCATTACCTTTGTCTCAACCTTATTCCTTGAGCTGGAATTCGCGATTTATCTGGGGGTGTTGCTGTCGCTGGTGCTGTTCCTGGCCAAGACATCCACACCGGAAATTACCGAGATGTCCCTGAATACCGAACAGCGCCGGTTTGTGGAAGCGCGCAGTGGTAAAGGGGAACAGTGCCCTCAACTGAAGGTGCTGCGGGTTGAAATGTCGATTTATTTCGGCTCGGTGAACCATATCCAGAACCGGATTGAGCAGATCGCGGCGCAGGAAGGTGTGGAACGCATCCTGGTTATCTGTCTGGGGATAAACTTCATTGATATGAGCGGGGTGGATTTGCTGGTATCACTGGACGGTAAGCTGAAGGCCAAAGGCGGTGGTCTGTATTTCTTCGGTATGAAACCGGGGGTAATGGAGAATGCGGCTAAACTGGGGCTGGTTGAAGACATCGGCGAAGACCGCTTTTTTGCCAATAAGTCTTCTGCCATCAGCAGTATTTTCCCGGCACTGAATCAGTCCACCTGTGAGAACTGCCAAAAGCATGTGTTCCGTGAATGTGAGAAATTTACCCAGCCGCTGATTGCCAGAGCCTGA